A single Populus alba chromosome 7, ASM523922v2, whole genome shotgun sequence DNA region contains:
- the LOC118032068 gene encoding NAC domain-containing protein 55-like isoform X1 has protein sequence MVPHGFRFNPTDEELIQVLDRKASGHEMPLNFILEMNVYEREPQDLESFLHTGSQSTALSNGERFYYCKREINDSREVLGRGWWKATSHVKKVYANDHQLLVGNKRPLTFHRFKDNERNRNNAVKTNWIMHEYSLESRTTEWRLCKIKYKGKPSLQEEIESIKRQHSSRNDFEAGSSTNAGAEQHEEETLVPADSTMPLDHYSGYDQQPHNQWNNMQQPPPPSPYHPYLAALCASSGHYYVNQQEELEPAVHEQPFPSLWSWTN, from the exons ATGGTGCCTCATGGGTTCAGGTTCAATCCCACTGACGAAGAGCTCATCCAAGTCCTAGACAGAAAAGCTTCTGGCCACGAAATGCCACTCAATTTCATTCTAGAAATGAATGTTTATGAACGTGAACCACAGGATCTTGAAT CATTTTTACATACAGGGAGTCAATCCACGGCTTTAAGCAATGGCGAGAGATTCTACTATTGTAAGAGGGAGATAAATGATTCGAGGGAAGTACTCGGTCGAGGATGGTGGAAAGCTACAAGCCATGTCAAGAAAGTTTATGCTAATGACCATCAACTTCTTGTTGGGAACAAGAGGCCTTTGACATTCCATAGGTTCAAGGACAATGAAAGAAACCGCAATAACGCCGTCAAGACTAATTGGATTATGCATGAATATAGCCTTGAATCAAGAACCACG GAGTGGAGGCTTTGCAAGATTAAATACAAGGGAAAACCAAGTTTGCAAGAAGAGATAGAGAGTATTAAGAGACAACATTCATCGAGGAATGATTTCGAAGCCGGTAGCTCGACAAATGCCGGTGCGGAGCAGCACGAGGAGGAAACTTTGGTGCCTGCAGATTCAACAATGCCATTGGATCATTACAGCGGATATGATCAGCAACCTCATAATCAATGGAACAATATGCAGCAGccaccaccaccatctccaTACCATCCTTATCTAGCGGCATTGTGTGCTAGTAGTGGCCACTATTATGTTAACCAGCAAGAAGAGCTAGAGCCCGCTGTTCATGAGCAGCCATTTCCTAGTCTTTGGTCCTGGACGAACTAG
- the LOC118032068 gene encoding NAC domain-containing protein 83-like isoform X2: MVPHGFRFNPTDEELIQVLDRKASGHEMPLNFILEMNVYEREPQDLEWSQSTALSNGERFYYCKREINDSREVLGRGWWKATSHVKKVYANDHQLLVGNKRPLTFHRFKDNERNRNNAVKTNWIMHEYSLESRTTEWRLCKIKYKGKPSLQEEIESIKRQHSSRNDFEAGSSTNAGAEQHEEETLVPADSTMPLDHYSGYDQQPHNQWNNMQQPPPPSPYHPYLAALCASSGHYYVNQQEELEPAVHEQPFPSLWSWTN; encoded by the exons ATGGTGCCTCATGGGTTCAGGTTCAATCCCACTGACGAAGAGCTCATCCAAGTCCTAGACAGAAAAGCTTCTGGCCACGAAATGCCACTCAATTTCATTCTAGAAATGAATGTTTATGAACGTGAACCACAGGATCTTGAAT GGAGTCAATCCACGGCTTTAAGCAATGGCGAGAGATTCTACTATTGTAAGAGGGAGATAAATGATTCGAGGGAAGTACTCGGTCGAGGATGGTGGAAAGCTACAAGCCATGTCAAGAAAGTTTATGCTAATGACCATCAACTTCTTGTTGGGAACAAGAGGCCTTTGACATTCCATAGGTTCAAGGACAATGAAAGAAACCGCAATAACGCCGTCAAGACTAATTGGATTATGCATGAATATAGCCTTGAATCAAGAACCACG GAGTGGAGGCTTTGCAAGATTAAATACAAGGGAAAACCAAGTTTGCAAGAAGAGATAGAGAGTATTAAGAGACAACATTCATCGAGGAATGATTTCGAAGCCGGTAGCTCGACAAATGCCGGTGCGGAGCAGCACGAGGAGGAAACTTTGGTGCCTGCAGATTCAACAATGCCATTGGATCATTACAGCGGATATGATCAGCAACCTCATAATCAATGGAACAATATGCAGCAGccaccaccaccatctccaTACCATCCTTATCTAGCGGCATTGTGTGCTAGTAGTGGCCACTATTATGTTAACCAGCAAGAAGAGCTAGAGCCCGCTGTTCATGAGCAGCCATTTCCTAGTCTTTGGTCCTGGACGAACTAG